The proteins below are encoded in one region of Antennarius striatus isolate MH-2024 chromosome 7, ASM4005453v1, whole genome shotgun sequence:
- the LOC137598975 gene encoding extracellular calcium-sensing receptor-like has product MDGDFIIGGVFSIHHYKHTFRYNYTTVPEPLRCTGSIDYRQLRFSQAMIFAIEEINNSTELLPGVKLGYQIHDSCFSVPVTVHVAFQLSNSLDQAFHTGDNCSQSGMLVGVVGESGSTRSISMSRVIRTFNIPQVSYLATCACLSDKMQYPNFFRTVPSDQFQADALAKLVKHFGWTWIGAIRSDSDYGNNGMASFLLTAQKEGICVEYSESLHRTNPRSKIQRVADVIRRSTARVIVAFIASAELRLLLEELSREASPPRQWVGTEAWVTNRDMLKYRFCAGAIGFGIERSVIPGLRDFLLDLSATKVASSPVLTEFWEVVFNCRLGTFTATGERMCDGTEDMQTLQNPYTDTSQLRITNMVYKAVYALAHALHNTLCLDTNSSTHCDKYNKLSLKEVLNHLKKVKFNLNGYDVSFDANGDPVAKYELVNWQKNHRGSIEIVTVGHYDGSLPAGQEFQINTNLMFMEGVTKVPKSVCSDRCHPGTRKVLQKGKPICCYDCVRCPDGEISNSTDSLDCTPCSHEFWPNAESNTCLPKPVEFLSYDEVLGIILAAFSVGGACLTIMTAVLFYQHRTSPIVKANNSELSFLLLFSLTLCFLSSLTFIGAPSDWSCMLRHTAFAITFVLCMSCILGKTIAVLMAFKATLPGSNVMKWFGPLQQRITAACITFIQVLICTIWLVVSPPFPIKNLTVYKKRIILECALGSAVGFWGVLGYIGLLAVFCLVLAIPARKLPDSFNEAKLITFSMLIFCAVWITFIPAYVSSPGKFTVAVEIFAILASSFGLIFCIYAPKCFIILFKPEKNTKKNLLNKK; this is encoded by the exons ATGGATGGAGACTTCATTATTGGGGGTGTTTTCTCCATACACCACTACAAACACACCTTCAGATATAACTACACCACTGTACCTGAGCCACTGAGATGCACAGGGAG CATTGACTACCGTCAACTGCGCTTCTCACAGGCTATGATCTTTGCCATTGAGGAGATTAACAACAGCACTGAGCTCCTGCCCGGTGTCAAACTGGGTTATCAGATCCATGACTCCTGCTTCTCTGTGCCAGTAACAGTGCATGTGGCATTTCAGCTTTCAAATAGCCTGGATCAGGCATTTCACACTGGTGATAACTGCTCTCAGTCTGGTATGCTGGTGGGAGTTGTGGGTGAATCTGGATCCACGCGATCTATAAGCATGTCACGCGTTATCAGGACCTTCAACATTCCTCAA GTGAGTTATTTGGCCACTTGTGCATGTCTGTCTGATAAGATGCAGTACCCTAATTTCTTCAGAACTGTACCAAGTGACCAGTTCCAGGCTGATGCACTGGCCAAGCTTGTAAAACACTTTGGCTGGACTTGGATCGGTGCAATCCGATCAGATTCAGACTATGGCAACAACGGTATGGCATCTTTCCTGCTCACGGCACAGAAGGAGGGAATCTGTGTGGAATACTCTGAGTCTTTGCATCGGACAAACCCACGCAGCAAGATCCAGAGAGTAGCTGATGTTATCCGGAG ATCAACAGCTCGCGTTATTGTGGCGTTTATTGCGTCTGCTGAACTCAGACTCCTTCTGGAGGAGCTGTCACGTGAGGCTTCTCCACCCCGCCAATGGGTAGGAACTGAGGCCTGGGTTACCAACCGAGACATGCTGAAGTACAGATTCTGTGCTGGAGCTATTGGATTTGGCATTGAGCGATCAGTCATCCCTGGATTGAGAGACTTCCTGCTGGATCTCTCTGCCACAAAAGTGGCCTCTTCCCCAGTGCTCACTGAGTTCTGGGAGGTTGTATTCAACTGCAGGCTGGGGACAT TTACTGCTACAGGTGAGAGAATGTGTGATGGAACTGAAGACATGCAGACTCTCCAGAACCCATACACCGACACATCTCAACTTCGAATCACTAACATGGTCTATAAGGCAGTTTATGCATTAGCACATGCCCTTCACAACACATTGTGCCTGGACACAAATTCCTCAACTCACTGCGACAAATACAACAAGTTATCATTAAAGGAG GTCCTTAATCACTTAAAGAAAGTGAAGTTTAACCTAAACGGTTATGACGTGTCATTTGATGCAAATGGGGATCCCGTGGCCAAGTATGAGCTGGTGAATTGGCAGAAAAATCACAGGGGCAGCATTGAGATTGTGACAGTGGGACATTATGATGGGTCATTGCCAGCGGGTCAGGAGTTCCAAATTAATACGAACCTCATGTTCATGGAGGGTGTCACAAAA GTTCCAAAGTCAGTGTGTAGTGACAGATGTCACCCAGGAACCcgtaaagtgcttcaaaaaggAAAACCCATCTGCTGCTATGATTGTGTGCGATGTCCTGATGGAGAGATTAGCAATTCTACAG atTCTCTTGATTGTACCCCTTGCTCTCATGAATTCTGGCCTAATGCAGAGAGCAACACTTGTCTACCCAAGCCTGTTGAATTTCTTTCCTACGATGAGGTCCTAGGAATCATTCTGGCAGCGTTCTCAGTTGGTGGTGCCTGTCTCACCATCATGACTGCAGTTCTGTTCTATCAACATAGAACATCCCCGATTGTCAAGGCCAACAACTCTGAGCTgagcttcctgctgctcttctctctGACTCTGTGTTTCCTGAGTTCATTAACTTTCATTGGAGCACCCTCTGACTGGTCCTGCATGCTGCGACACACAGCCTTTGCAATCACCTTTGTCCTCTGCATGTCTTGTATTTTAGGCAAAACAATTGCAGTATTAATGGCCTTCAAGGCCACCCTCCCAGGTAGTAATGTCATGAAATGGTTTGGTCCGCTGCAGCAAAGAATAACTGCAGCCTGCATAACATTTATACAGGTATTAATATGTACCATTTGGTTGGTTGTTAGTCCCCCATTTCCAATCAAGAACTTAACTGTATATAAGAAAAGAATCATTCTGGAATGTGCTTTGGGCTCAGCCGTTGGGTTCTGGGGTGTACTCGGGTACATTGGGCTACTCGCTGTTTTTTGCTTAGTGCTTGCTATTCCAGCTCGGAAACTGCCTGATAGTTTTAATGAAGCCAAGCTCATCACCTTCAGCATGTTGATATTCTGTGCAGTCTGGATCACCTTTATCCCAGCGTATGTCAGCTCTCCTGGGAAATTTACTGTGGCTGTAGAGATATTTGCCATTCTGGCCTCCAGTTTTGGATTAATATTCTGTATATATGCTCCAAAGTGTTTCATCATATTATTTAAACCAGAgaaaaacaccaagaaaaatttgttgaacaAAAAATGA